A genomic stretch from Chitinophaga agri includes:
- a CDS encoding DUF1624 domain-containing protein: protein MDTCVAAIKSRRIESIDLLRGIIMIIMSLDHVRDYFHAYSYVYDPTDLQHTTGPIFLTRWITHYCAPTFMLLAGISACMYGAKNGKKALSYFLFTRGLWLVFVELFFVTLAWTFNPHYPVFILQVIWAFGIAMILLSLLVQLPRKVLLPLGVLLIAAHNMLDNVHVPGDSIPAFIWSALHDPNFAGFQFGPFHPIIGYPVLPWLGIITFGYCVGSLYTPAVTPEKRKQWLRNLGLGSILLFIVLRWMNIYGDRSPWSVQDNWLLTLFSFVNTTKYPPSLLFILMTTGPSLLFLAYAERPLNKLTAALTVFGRVPMFFYLLHIPLIHGLGVLAAALSGHGAASMVDLTTWVTANDQLKGYGFSLPVVYGVWVLVIALLYPLSLWFSKYKQANQAHKKWLSYF, encoded by the coding sequence ATGGACACCTGTGTTGCGGCCATCAAAAGCCGCCGTATCGAATCTATTGACTTATTACGGGGCATTATCATGATCATCATGTCGCTGGATCATGTACGTGACTACTTTCATGCCTACTCCTACGTGTATGATCCTACGGATCTGCAACACACTACCGGACCTATTTTCCTGACAAGATGGATCACGCATTACTGCGCACCAACCTTTATGCTGCTGGCCGGGATCTCTGCCTGTATGTATGGCGCGAAGAACGGCAAGAAAGCATTATCCTATTTTCTCTTCACAAGAGGGCTCTGGCTGGTGTTTGTTGAACTGTTCTTCGTCACACTGGCATGGACGTTCAATCCGCATTACCCGGTATTTATACTCCAGGTGATCTGGGCTTTTGGTATCGCCATGATACTGCTTTCCCTGCTGGTACAATTACCACGAAAGGTGTTACTACCACTGGGCGTATTACTGATCGCTGCACATAATATGCTTGATAATGTACATGTACCTGGTGACAGCATTCCTGCTTTCATTTGGTCAGCCTTACATGACCCTAACTTTGCTGGCTTTCAGTTCGGTCCCTTCCATCCGATCATCGGATATCCGGTGCTGCCATGGCTGGGCATCATTACCTTCGGTTATTGTGTGGGTAGTCTCTACACACCAGCAGTGACACCTGAAAAAAGAAAGCAATGGCTGCGTAACCTGGGACTGGGCAGCATACTGTTGTTTATCGTATTACGCTGGATGAATATCTACGGAGATCGTTCACCGTGGTCTGTGCAGGACAACTGGCTACTAACGCTGTTCTCTTTCGTGAATACGACCAAGTATCCGCCGTCATTGCTATTCATACTGATGACCACAGGCCCATCCCTGCTGTTCCTCGCGTATGCCGAGCGACCACTCAATAAGTTAACGGCTGCACTGACCGTATTTGGCCGGGTGCCGATGTTCTTCTACCTGCTGCACATCCCCCTGATACACGGTCTGGGTGTACTGGCTGCGGCACTTTCAGGACACGGTGCTGCCAGCATGGTAGACCTTACTACCTGGGTCACGGCCAATGACCAACTGAAAGGATACGGATTTTCCCTACCGGTGGTGTACGGCGTATGGGTACTGGTGATCGCTTTGTTATATCCGCTTAGTCTGTGGTTCAGTAAATACAAGCAGGCGAATCAGGCGCATAAAAAATGGCTGAGTTATTTTTAG
- a CDS encoding YqgE/AlgH family protein, translated as MKPGIFINSTALLDDSVFESTVIFITEYNENGAMGFVVNKVFPRKLNELEEFRQGMPFPLYEGGPVDQEHLFFIHQRPDLIEGGEHVKDNIYVGGDFKTAVLYINTGILTAKDIKVFIGYCGWDHKELNDEIAEGSWELVFSGKIFED; from the coding sequence ATGAAGCCTGGCATTTTTATCAACAGTACCGCTCTCCTGGATGACTCTGTTTTCGAGAGTACCGTCATCTTTATCACAGAGTATAATGAAAACGGAGCCATGGGGTTTGTGGTCAATAAGGTATTCCCCCGTAAGCTGAATGAGCTGGAGGAGTTCAGACAAGGCATGCCTTTCCCCTTGTACGAAGGCGGCCCCGTTGACCAGGAACACCTGTTCTTTATACACCAGCGCCCTGACCTGATCGAAGGAGGGGAGCATGTAAAGGATAATATCTACGTGGGGGGCGATTTCAAAACTGCCGTGCTATATATCAATACCGGTATCTTAACAGCGAAAGATATCAAGGTCTTCATTGGCTACTGCGGCTGGGATCATAAGGAGTTGAATGACGAGATCGCAGAAGGTAGCTGGGAACTGGTCTTCAGCGGTAAAATATTTGAGGACTGA
- a CDS encoding winged helix-turn-helix transcriptional regulator codes for MYEHKIPKDLSCGMAVTMDIIGSKWKPCLLYNIYKGINRPGQLQAYNPKASRQVLNQQLRELEEHGIITRVVYPELPPKVEYFLTATGRSLIPLLEAMEAWGRQYATVHTDTPEMAVQSINC; via the coding sequence ATGTATGAGCATAAAATACCGAAAGATCTGAGTTGCGGAATGGCAGTGACAATGGATATTATCGGGAGTAAGTGGAAGCCCTGTTTATTGTATAATATCTATAAAGGGATTAACCGCCCTGGACAGTTACAGGCATACAATCCGAAGGCGTCCCGGCAGGTATTGAATCAGCAGCTGAGGGAGCTGGAAGAGCATGGTATTATCACCAGAGTAGTGTATCCTGAGCTGCCACCTAAAGTAGAGTATTTCCTCACAGCAACAGGTCGTTCGTTGATACCCCTGCTGGAAGCAATGGAAGCCTGGGGGCGCCAGTATGCTACCGTACATACTGATACACCGGAAATGGCTGTTCAAAGTATTAATTGCTAA
- a CDS encoding alpha-amylase family protein, producing the protein MMEDLWYKNSVIYSLDLETFMDGNNDGIGDFAGLCDRLDYLHAMGIDTVWLAPFQPTPNKDNGYDIQDYYGVDPRHGSSGDFVDFMHRANQLGIKVIIDLVVNHTSDLHPWFKEARSSKDSPKRDWYVWSDKKPSDWNEGMVFPGVQRATWTLDKQSRTYYFHRFHEFEPDLNTDNPQVREEIFRIMGYWLQMGVAGFRVDAVPFVLESPAPGKKKSKMNYDYLKEMRRFLQWRKGDAVLLGEANVLPRETMNYFGEQNDGIHLMFNFFVNQYLFYALATTDTKPLIKALEQTRLQSAVPQWAHFLRNHDELDLGRLTEAQRNEVFSRFAPDENMQLYFRGIRRRLGPMLGSRQQNELAYSLMFSLPGTPVLRYGDELGMGDNLALDDRNSVRTPMQWSGDYQAGFSKADKLIHPVIDDGYYSYTHINVEAQRRDPGSMLNWMTAMIRLRRECPEIGKGTWAIEDTGFDHILGMRYEWNGRRLFIWHNFSDNPQELVFSAKKAGTRRLIDLLSNIESIEDDKGRHTITLEAYGYRWFRAGS; encoded by the coding sequence ATGATGGAAGATCTCTGGTATAAAAACTCCGTTATCTATAGCCTCGACCTGGAAACATTTATGGATGGCAATAACGACGGCATCGGCGATTTCGCAGGATTGTGCGACCGCCTGGACTATCTGCACGCGATGGGCATTGACACGGTATGGCTGGCCCCGTTCCAGCCTACTCCCAATAAGGACAACGGGTATGATATCCAGGACTATTACGGTGTTGACCCCCGGCATGGTTCCAGTGGCGATTTTGTGGATTTTATGCACAGAGCGAACCAACTGGGTATTAAGGTGATCATCGACCTTGTAGTAAATCATACTTCTGACCTTCATCCCTGGTTTAAGGAAGCCCGCTCTTCAAAAGATAGTCCCAAACGGGACTGGTATGTATGGTCGGACAAAAAGCCGTCCGACTGGAATGAGGGCATGGTATTCCCCGGTGTGCAGCGTGCTACCTGGACACTGGATAAGCAAAGCCGTACCTATTACTTTCACCGGTTCCATGAGTTCGAGCCGGATCTCAATACAGACAATCCACAGGTGAGGGAAGAGATCTTCCGCATCATGGGCTACTGGCTGCAGATGGGCGTAGCTGGTTTTCGGGTAGATGCAGTACCGTTTGTACTCGAGTCACCTGCACCCGGAAAGAAGAAGAGTAAAATGAACTACGATTATCTGAAAGAAATGCGTCGCTTCCTGCAATGGCGAAAAGGAGATGCGGTATTACTCGGAGAAGCCAATGTATTACCCAGGGAAACGATGAATTATTTCGGAGAACAGAATGACGGCATCCACCTGATGTTTAACTTCTTTGTCAATCAGTACTTGTTCTATGCACTCGCGACCACCGATACGAAACCACTGATAAAAGCGCTCGAACAAACAAGGCTGCAATCCGCCGTACCACAATGGGCACACTTTCTTCGCAACCATGATGAGCTGGACCTCGGCAGACTAACTGAAGCGCAAAGAAATGAAGTGTTCAGCCGTTTTGCACCCGATGAGAATATGCAGTTATATTTCCGGGGGATCCGCCGGAGACTGGGCCCTATGCTGGGCAGCCGCCAGCAGAATGAACTGGCATACAGTCTGATGTTCTCTTTGCCAGGCACACCGGTACTGAGATATGGTGATGAACTGGGAATGGGGGACAACCTCGCACTGGATGACAGGAATAGTGTCAGGACGCCTATGCAGTGGTCCGGCGATTACCAGGCCGGCTTCTCGAAGGCGGACAAACTGATCCACCCGGTTATCGATGATGGCTATTACTCCTATACACATATTAATGTGGAAGCCCAGCGAAGGGACCCGGGCTCGATGCTTAACTGGATGACAGCCATGATCAGACTGAGAAGGGAATGCCCGGAGATAGGCAAGGGGACGTGGGCAATAGAGGATACCGGCTTTGATCATATACTGGGGATGCGCTACGAGTGGAATGGCCGCCGTTTATTCATCTGGCATAACTTCAGCGACAATCCACAGGAATTGGTGTTTTCAGCGAAGAAGGCCGGTACCCGCCGGCTGATCGATCTGCTCAGTAATATTGAGAGTATAGAAGATGATAAAGGCAGGCATACCATTACACTGGAAGCATATGGCTACCGCTGGTTCCGGGCAGGCAGCTGA
- a CDS encoding GxGYxYP domain-containing protein, giving the protein MSKPFYPAVRLATALFIVLHLFVLPVQAQLSWPSGQLLPSFPATAQTQDLFILRESSTRWEGEGASLGHKTGRLETDGWLCQTGIDKADEHMIYGPYDMSIPAGPNVAEFRMKVDNNTANDDPVVDIDVRNATTGQILASRAVTRRQFPIAGDYTSITLPFTMPANNQSIELRVYWRGTSYTKVDWVAVQQNGSSAEMYLFASLKGIVNRVQPRLFSYEGDAFAEGQYTWLQSLGLNWTETSNKWDLITKYRNEISGLIVYDPSQIHTVNLATVLAKNRNALIVSPVLLSRLTSAPYNLPILVDLRGQFTSKLQVYQTMYNTYWPNVDKRVLIGLNPDAHKAALREYAVAIGAATIWLDPDVAGESELLNSFLSSMPAGANYMGWWPEEAPGVQRASQYGIATIASDWSTNLTVHSGMSRTVIPKPIPAKPTLQNKLYVAFILSDGDNLQYVEHLMRKLWNNPDRGAVPIGWTVSPAMLDAMPGALNYYWQSATNNDNLISGPSGYGYTYPNNWPDQTRLNQFVAKTEDYNKRAGFRVVTIWNTITGGINQHVGQTFASFAPSTLGLTAQNTGGGLTIYNNSMPGMALSCNYCTSEQAMKDHIASAAAGWNGASPRFIIIQAQPWTNVTPTSFKNVANSLNANHVVVRPDHLFQLLREANGLPVDPQ; this is encoded by the coding sequence ATGAGCAAACCATTTTATCCGGCTGTTCGCCTGGCAACAGCGCTCTTTATTGTATTGCACCTGTTCGTACTGCCGGTACAGGCCCAGTTATCATGGCCTTCCGGACAGTTATTACCATCGTTTCCTGCTACAGCCCAGACCCAGGACCTGTTTATCTTACGCGAGAGTTCCACCCGCTGGGAAGGAGAGGGCGCGTCACTCGGCCACAAGACCGGCAGACTCGAAACAGACGGCTGGCTTTGTCAGACGGGTATCGACAAGGCCGATGAGCACATGATCTACGGCCCTTATGATATGAGTATTCCTGCCGGCCCCAATGTCGCTGAGTTCAGGATGAAAGTAGACAACAACACCGCTAATGATGATCCTGTGGTAGATATCGACGTCAGGAATGCGACTACCGGTCAGATCCTGGCTTCCAGGGCAGTTACCCGCAGGCAGTTCCCCATTGCCGGTGATTACACCAGCATCACACTGCCCTTCACCATGCCGGCTAATAACCAGTCCATAGAGCTGCGCGTTTACTGGCGTGGCACTTCCTATACGAAGGTAGACTGGGTGGCAGTGCAGCAAAACGGTTCTTCTGCTGAAATGTACCTGTTTGCCTCTCTCAAAGGCATCGTGAACCGGGTACAGCCCCGCCTCTTTTCCTATGAAGGAGATGCGTTTGCAGAAGGACAGTATACCTGGCTGCAATCCCTCGGATTGAACTGGACCGAAACCAGTAATAAATGGGACCTGATCACCAAATACCGCAATGAGATCTCGGGTCTGATCGTATATGATCCTTCCCAGATACACACCGTGAACCTGGCCACTGTACTGGCCAAAAACAGGAATGCCCTGATCGTATCGCCGGTGTTGCTGTCCCGGCTGACCAGCGCTCCTTACAACCTGCCTATCCTGGTTGATCTGCGTGGGCAGTTCACCAGCAAACTACAGGTCTACCAGACCATGTATAACACCTACTGGCCTAACGTGGATAAACGCGTTCTGATAGGTTTAAATCCTGATGCACATAAGGCAGCACTCAGAGAGTATGCTGTTGCGATCGGTGCTGCTACCATCTGGCTGGACCCTGATGTGGCCGGAGAAAGTGAGCTGCTGAACAGCTTCCTGAGTTCCATGCCGGCTGGTGCCAACTATATGGGCTGGTGGCCGGAAGAGGCGCCAGGTGTACAAAGAGCTTCACAGTATGGTATTGCGACGATAGCCAGTGACTGGTCTACCAATCTGACCGTACACAGTGGTATGTCAAGAACGGTTATACCTAAGCCCATCCCTGCAAAACCGACCCTGCAGAACAAACTGTATGTGGCGTTCATATTGAGTGATGGCGACAACCTTCAGTATGTAGAACACCTGATGCGCAAGCTGTGGAATAACCCGGACCGTGGTGCTGTGCCGATAGGATGGACGGTATCGCCCGCTATGCTGGACGCCATGCCGGGGGCATTGAACTATTACTGGCAAAGTGCCACTAATAATGATAACCTGATCTCTGGTCCTTCTGGATATGGATATACCTATCCGAATAACTGGCCGGACCAGACGCGCCTGAACCAGTTTGTTGCCAAAACAGAGGATTATAATAAGCGGGCCGGATTCCGCGTAGTGACCATCTGGAACACCATTACAGGAGGTATTAATCAGCATGTAGGACAGACCTTCGCCTCCTTTGCGCCTTCTACTTTAGGATTGACCGCGCAGAACACAGGTGGCGGGTTGACCATCTACAATAACAGTATGCCCGGAATGGCATTGTCCTGTAACTATTGTACCAGTGAACAGGCCATGAAAGACCATATTGCTTCAGCTGCCGCAGGATGGAATGGCGCTTCTCCGCGTTTCATCATTATTCAGGCACAGCCATGGACAAATGTTACGCCTACAAGCTTCAAAAACGTAGCTAATTCCCTCAATGCCAATCATGTGGTGGTAAGGCCGGATCATCTGTTCCAGTTGCTCCGTGAGGCGAATGGATTGCCAGTGGATCCACAGTAA
- a CDS encoding DUF4253 domain-containing protein: protein MKMLLTTIFLATTFCACSSSDNNNKQSANKDYTLADSIHFDHAIVDDLRKETDSSFTRMVAYVDDLGIDIEIDTLYPDGLLFNHDGQTSAELVLRLKDSFRKRGYFIFRAEQHFGYQPDKIAVLKSGDQFDILKYRRTDGANYSISNDSVINKLKEWNSRFPFEIIGADRDMVEAQFIRKPADMEAFAKEVYTFCPDIVDQGTETVERLAEEMKQSNVLYLWWD, encoded by the coding sequence ATGAAAATGCTATTAACCACTATCTTTCTGGCGACTACTTTCTGCGCCTGCTCTTCATCTGACAACAACAACAAGCAATCTGCCAACAAGGATTACACACTAGCCGATTCCATTCATTTTGATCATGCGATCGTTGACGATCTCAGGAAAGAAACTGACTCTTCTTTCACCAGAATGGTAGCTTATGTGGATGATCTGGGTATTGACATTGAAATAGACACCTTATATCCTGATGGACTGCTATTTAATCACGACGGACAAACATCCGCCGAGCTGGTATTACGCCTGAAGGACAGCTTTCGCAAACGCGGCTACTTTATCTTCAGGGCGGAGCAACATTTCGGATATCAACCGGATAAAATTGCTGTATTGAAATCCGGTGACCAGTTTGACATTCTAAAGTACAGACGTACCGATGGCGCCAACTACAGTATCAGCAATGACAGCGTCATTAATAAACTAAAAGAGTGGAACAGTCGCTTTCCTTTCGAGATCATAGGCGCTGACCGTGACATGGTAGAAGCGCAATTCATCCGCAAGCCAGCCGACATGGAGGCATTTGCAAAAGAGGTATACACTTTCTGTCCGGATATCGTAGATCAGGGTACGGAAACAGTGGAACGCCTGGCAGAAGAAATGAAGCAGTCGAATGTATTATATCTATGGTGGGATTAA
- a CDS encoding GH92 family glycosyl hydrolase, producing MRKGLNGLSTLLLLSSLVPTSSRAQTTPAYTKYVNTFIGTAPLTDPKILGYTLPDGWRSWAGLTFPGSSLPNAMVQLSPMTEYGSGAGYEYEDNIIYSFTHTNKGHWNLCNIPVLPLSHPGEKFQSRFSHQKESAAPGYYQVYLDDYGVDVRLTSTLRCGYHQYAFKDDADKQILFDLAKSNNRISEWKIEQIGDNAVQGYQRAGSNIYFYAVLNTKITQLEKKAESDPKGYAIVHLADGNKGPVEMKIGISFVSAENAKQNLEQEIGNRSFEDIRNTATNTWEKLLSTIEVKGGTDKQRTMFYSCLYRSFLWPALRSDVNGEFHDAKGNTAKADFNYYTEPSLWDTYRNKDVLLGMISPDVTLDVIKSMKEVGDKTGFIPTFFHGDHGTSSIAGAYLRGIDNFDIKGTYAILLRNANVDKGARPFVKEYIEKGYISDPDVKNPHVETKAKAGVSKTLEYSYDDYSLAQIAKKLGDTANYRILMARSKNYRNMFDPSTKFMRGRLENGEWIKNFDPQYPYYEYMYREANAWQVSFFAPHDMKGLIQLYGGATPFEAKLDSLFTVPWNPKHIARNVETMIGQYCHGNQPDHEAPFAYYFINKPEKSQKIIDTILNTLYGVGDDGIALCGMDDAGEMSAWYVLSAAGLYTFSATDPEYLVTVPLFDEVKWKTSTGKVLTITHAGTGRKMTGIKVNGKTIKGYFVPDELFKKGGKIEVVTK from the coding sequence ATGAGAAAAGGTCTCAACGGTCTCAGCACCCTTTTATTGCTATCTTCACTGGTCCCGACGAGTAGCAGGGCGCAGACGACACCGGCGTATACGAAATACGTTAACACATTCATTGGTACAGCGCCGTTAACTGATCCGAAGATCCTGGGGTATACATTGCCCGACGGCTGGAGATCATGGGCCGGACTCACCTTTCCGGGGAGCTCATTGCCTAATGCCATGGTGCAGTTAAGTCCGATGACGGAATATGGTTCCGGCGCAGGCTATGAGTATGAAGATAACATTATCTACAGCTTTACCCATACCAACAAAGGTCACTGGAACCTGTGCAACATTCCTGTGCTGCCCCTCTCCCATCCCGGAGAGAAGTTCCAGTCCAGGTTTTCACACCAGAAAGAAAGCGCAGCACCAGGCTATTACCAGGTATACCTGGATGACTATGGCGTGGATGTACGCCTGACTTCCACCCTGCGTTGCGGCTATCATCAGTATGCATTTAAAGATGACGCTGACAAACAGATCCTGTTTGATCTGGCGAAGTCCAATAACAGGATCTCCGAATGGAAGATCGAGCAGATAGGTGATAATGCCGTACAGGGGTATCAGCGGGCCGGCTCCAATATTTACTTCTATGCTGTCTTGAATACAAAGATCACTCAGCTGGAGAAAAAGGCAGAAAGCGATCCTAAAGGATATGCGATCGTACATCTGGCAGATGGCAATAAAGGCCCTGTCGAAATGAAGATAGGTATCTCTTTTGTGAGTGCTGAAAATGCAAAACAGAACCTGGAACAGGAAATCGGTAACCGCTCTTTTGAAGACATTCGTAATACGGCCACTAATACATGGGAAAAGCTGCTGTCCACTATTGAAGTAAAAGGCGGCACAGACAAGCAGCGCACCATGTTCTATTCCTGCCTGTACAGATCATTCCTCTGGCCGGCATTACGCAGTGATGTCAACGGCGAGTTTCATGATGCAAAAGGCAATACGGCAAAAGCCGACTTCAACTATTACACGGAGCCTTCCTTGTGGGATACTTACAGGAATAAAGATGTATTACTGGGTATGATCTCTCCCGATGTCACGCTGGATGTGATCAAGTCGATGAAAGAAGTAGGTGATAAAACAGGATTTATTCCTACCTTCTTCCATGGCGATCATGGTACATCCTCTATAGCCGGCGCCTACCTGCGTGGTATAGACAATTTCGACATCAAAGGTACCTATGCAATATTGCTGAGGAATGCCAATGTCGATAAAGGCGCCAGACCCTTTGTAAAAGAGTATATCGAAAAGGGATATATCTCTGATCCGGATGTGAAGAACCCACATGTGGAAACAAAGGCAAAAGCCGGGGTATCCAAGACACTGGAGTATTCCTATGATGATTATTCACTGGCGCAGATCGCAAAGAAACTGGGAGACACAGCCAACTATCGTATACTGATGGCACGTTCCAAAAACTACCGGAACATGTTTGATCCTTCCACTAAGTTCATGAGAGGAAGACTGGAAAATGGTGAGTGGATTAAAAACTTTGATCCGCAGTACCCTTACTATGAATACATGTACAGGGAGGCTAATGCCTGGCAGGTATCCTTCTTTGCTCCACATGATATGAAAGGACTCATACAGCTGTACGGCGGTGCAACACCTTTTGAAGCCAAACTGGATTCCCTGTTCACCGTGCCATGGAATCCGAAGCATATCGCGAGGAATGTAGAGACGATGATCGGCCAGTATTGTCATGGTAATCAGCCAGACCATGAAGCTCCATTCGCATACTATTTCATCAATAAACCGGAGAAATCCCAGAAGATCATTGATACGATCCTCAATACGCTGTATGGTGTGGGAGACGATGGGATTGCCCTGTGTGGTATGGATGATGCAGGTGAAATGTCCGCTTGGTATGTACTGTCAGCAGCTGGTCTGTATACTTTCTCTGCCACCGATCCCGAATACCTGGTAACGGTACCGCTGTTTGACGAGGTAAAATGGAAGACCAGCACAGGCAAAGTATTGACCATTACCCACGCTGGAACAGGCCGCAAAATGACTGGTATTAAAGTAAATGGTAAAACGATCAAAGGATATTTTGTGCCGGATGAGCTGTTTAAGAAAGGAGGAAAGATTGAAGTAGTGACAAAGTAG
- a CDS encoding MBL fold metallo-hydrolase, producing MNVHFQLIWRTAIIAALITISHALHAQQLKAPLEQAGYYRIQVGDYEVTALSDGTVPIHLHELLTNVSDKEIDSLSALSFQTATAEASVNAYLIRTGGKLVLIDAGTAELYGPTLGHLPESLQKIGVSPEQIDAILITHIHTDHTGGLMLGDKMMFPNATIYISRPETDFWLSETSRKHAPERLQKWFKEAADKVGPYMAAGKVKNFEYGQELLPGITPLATPGHTPGHTFYSLESKGERMLFVGDIIHAAAVQLPSPSVTITFDVDPGAAAAQRIKAFKDAAAKGYWVAADHVSFPGVGHLRAQGNGFIWIPVNYSTLGNGQ from the coding sequence ATGAATGTACACTTTCAACTGATCTGGAGAACCGCCATCATAGCGGCACTTATCACTATCAGCCATGCGCTGCACGCACAACAGTTAAAGGCGCCATTGGAGCAGGCAGGGTACTATCGTATTCAGGTAGGTGATTATGAGGTCACCGCGCTCTCCGATGGCACAGTGCCTATTCACTTACATGAACTGCTGACTAATGTAAGTGATAAGGAAATAGACAGCCTTTCGGCACTCAGTTTCCAGACGGCCACAGCAGAAGCGTCCGTCAATGCATACCTGATCAGAACAGGTGGTAAACTTGTTCTGATAGATGCCGGGACAGCAGAATTATACGGACCTACATTAGGGCATCTTCCGGAGAGCCTGCAGAAGATCGGTGTGTCACCTGAGCAGATTGACGCCATCCTCATCACACATATCCATACAGACCATACAGGGGGATTAATGCTGGGAGACAAGATGATGTTCCCTAATGCCACCATATATATCAGCCGGCCGGAGACGGACTTCTGGCTGAGTGAGACAAGCAGGAAACATGCACCTGAAAGGTTACAGAAATGGTTTAAGGAAGCGGCAGATAAGGTTGGTCCCTACATGGCCGCCGGCAAAGTAAAAAACTTTGAATACGGGCAGGAGCTGCTCCCTGGTATTACACCATTGGCCACACCGGGACATACACCGGGACACACCTTTTACTCACTGGAAAGTAAAGGAGAGCGTATGCTGTTCGTCGGTGATATTATACATGCGGCGGCGGTACAGTTACCGTCACCTTCGGTTACCATCACGTTTGATGTAGATCCTGGAGCTGCAGCTGCACAGCGTATCAAAGCATTTAAAGATGCAGCAGCAAAGGGGTACTGGGTGGCAGCCGATCATGTCTCTTTTCCGGGCGTGGGACACCTGCGGGCACAGGGAAATGGATTCATCTGGATACCGGTGAATTACAGCACACTGGGGAATGGGCAGTGA